A stretch of the Aneurinibacillus migulanus genome encodes the following:
- a CDS encoding DUF5643 domain-containing protein — MSTKLNYQMMNGTQFDVLFRIEDQNGKEVKRVSGHTLAENSHIRFETLNDYVGTLKIIPYVISGEEGEKKTDDYKVLHDRVIEVEVEVK, encoded by the coding sequence ATATCGACAAAGTTGAACTATCAAATGATGAATGGTACACAATTCGATGTGCTTTTTCGAATAGAAGATCAAAACGGGAAGGAAGTAAAGCGAGTATCAGGACATACATTAGCAGAAAATAGTCATATACGATTTGAGACGCTCAATGATTATGTTGGTACATTGAAAATTATTCCTTATGTTATCTCTGGGGAAGAAGGAGAGAAGAAGACAGATGATTATAAGGTATTGCATGATAGGGTAATTGAGGTTGAGGTTGAGGTTAAATAA